One window from the genome of Salvia miltiorrhiza cultivar Shanhuang (shh) chromosome 7, IMPLAD_Smil_shh, whole genome shotgun sequence encodes:
- the LOC130994107 gene encoding uncharacterized protein LOC130994107, producing MFGLIDLYMQPGIFLNPKFFYYGPDEMSQDEEVMNGLYGSITKLTKSDDIEDEILKELVTYKNADGIFAKSTAKRQRNLISPAEWWGLYGASTPNLQKSAIRILSLTCSSSGCERNWSVFENKRNRLQQQRLNNLIFIKYNRALRCRFDKRDTIDPIILDNGVDNENEWMVGRMENGEDILVFDNDDLNWGDVETAMGVNEEPYQLRGS from the exons ATGTTCGGCCTCATCGACCTCTACATGCAGCCAGGTATTTTTTTGAATCCCAAGTTTTTCTACTACGGTCCAGATGAGATGTCTCAAGATGAGGAAGTCATGAACGGATTGTATGGTTCAATTACAAAATTAACCAAGTCTGATGACATAGAAGATGAAATACTCAAGGAGTTGGTTACTTACAAAAATGCAGATGGAATTTTTGCTAAATCGACTGCGAAAAGGCAAAGAAATCTGATCTCGCCGGCTGAATGGTGGGGATTGTATGGGGCATCAACACCTAACCTACAAAAATCGGCCATAAGGATTCTAAGTCTGACTTGTAGCTCATCGGGTTGTGAACGCAACTGGAGTGTGTTTGAAAAC AAAAGAAACCGACTACAGCAACAACGTTtgaataatttgatttttatcaaGTACAATAGGGCACTTCGTTGTAGGTTTGATAAGCGCGACACAATTGACCCTATCATCTTAGATAATGGGGTTGATAATGAGAATGAGTGGATGGTAGGAAGAATGGAGAATGGAGAAGATATTCTTGTTTTTGATAATGATGATCTTAATTGGGGTGATGTAGAAACTGCTATGGGAGTGAATGAAGAACCTTATCAACTAAGGGGATCTTGA
- the LOC130996057 gene encoding ubiquitin-conjugating enzyme E2 variant 1A-like isoform X2, which yields MGSEGSSQVVVPRSFRLLEELERGEKGIGDGTVSYGMDDADDVYMQSWTGTIIGPPNTVHEGRIYQLKLFCGKDYPDNPPTVRFQTRINMSCVNLETGVVEPHRFPMLLDWKRECTMEDILIQLKKEMMSPQNRKLSQPPDGNEDARLEKGIIIRCCIL from the exons TACCAAGGAGCTTCAGGTTATTGGAAGAgctcgagagaggagagaagggAATAGGTGATGGAACTGTAAGTTATGGGATGGATGATGCTGATGATGTATACATGCAGTCATGGACAGGAACCATCATCGGTCCTCCTAAT ACTGTACACGAAGGGCGCATATACCAATTAAAACTATTCTGTGGGAAAGATTATCCAGATAATCCACCAACTGTGAGGTTCCAGACAAGGATAAATATGAGCTGTGTAAACCTGGAGACTGGTGTG GTCGAACCCCATCGTTTCCCTATGCTTTTAGACTGGAAAAGGGAGTGCACGATGGAGGATATCTTGATACAGCTCAAAAAAGAAATGATGTCTCCCCAAAATCGTAAACTGTCTCAGCCTCCTGACG GCAACGAGGATGCTAGGTTGGAAAAAGGGATAATCATCAGATGCTGCATtctctaa
- the LOC130996057 gene encoding ubiquitin-conjugating enzyme E2 variant 1D-like isoform X1 translates to MGSEGSSQVVVPRSFRLLEELERGEKGIGDGTVSYGMDDADDVYMQSWTGTIIGPPNTVHEGRIYQLKLFCGKDYPDNPPTVRFQTRINMSCVNLETGVVEPHRFPMLLDWKRECTMEDILIQLKKEMMSPQNRKLSQPPDGPSLLICFFVDELEIYESYSIPLFSCLFPFFALNCGLRDAFSIEMLWIWLFNQRILLKI, encoded by the exons TACCAAGGAGCTTCAGGTTATTGGAAGAgctcgagagaggagagaagggAATAGGTGATGGAACTGTAAGTTATGGGATGGATGATGCTGATGATGTATACATGCAGTCATGGACAGGAACCATCATCGGTCCTCCTAAT ACTGTACACGAAGGGCGCATATACCAATTAAAACTATTCTGTGGGAAAGATTATCCAGATAATCCACCAACTGTGAGGTTCCAGACAAGGATAAATATGAGCTGTGTAAACCTGGAGACTGGTGTG GTCGAACCCCATCGTTTCCCTATGCTTTTAGACTGGAAAAGGGAGTGCACGATGGAGGATATCTTGATACAGCTCAAAAAAGAAATGATGTCTCCCCAAAATCGTAAACTGTCTCAGCCTCCTGACGGTCCGTCTCTTCTAATTTGCTTCTTTGTAGACGAACTAGAAATTTATGAATCATATTCCATCCCTCTATTTTCTTGCTTGTTTCCTTTCTTTGCTTTGAACTGCGGACTACGAGATGCCTTTAGCATAGAGATGTTGTGGATCTGGCTTTTTAATCAAAGAATTTTGCTCAAGATATGA